A single region of the Stigmatopora argus isolate UIUO_Sarg chromosome 6, RoL_Sarg_1.0, whole genome shotgun sequence genome encodes:
- the ppp1r16b gene encoding protein phosphatase 1 regulatory inhibitor subunit 16B: MANHLELIQELQQLDKVPSLERLRAAQKRRTQQLKRWAVYEKEMQNKKRKADRKGRNANGYHHAEVKRRVSFAASVALLEASARNDPDEVRYLLKNNVSPDLCNEDGLTALHQCCIDNYEEMVKILLDRGAGVNAQDNELWTPLHAAATCGHAGLVKILIAHGADLLAVNSDGNMPYDLCEDDPTLDIIETAMANRGITQEMINETRASTERRMLGDIQELVRLGNDVNHQDSQGATLLHIAAASGYMQAAELLLEGGARMDLRDSDGWQPLHAAACWGQMHVAELLVSHGASLNAKTFLDETPIDLCEDEEFRAILLDLKHKHDIIMKSQLKHKTSLCRRTSSAGSRGKVVRRASLSDRHNLCRKEYETEAIVWRGGREEDKEDKEDKEKEPEQESIQVLHVKPAEVSEPPQQTKLPAILKDAGIKPNGLISTSTCAPTPPANGNSGASPVQDEPSPRERAQTLSELKKQRAAAKLLKHPLFNGHLVNGSTDSFADSKSLSDDPRMPLVSSNGSAVFFTPASGEAPLLRFRQPVDEEEPKSRTCCCVS, from the exons ATGGCCAACCACCTGGAGCTAATCCAGGAGTTGCAGCAGCTGGACAAAGTGCCCAGTCTGGAGAGGCTGCGGGCGGCCCAGAAACGTCGCACGCAGCAACTCAAGCGCTGGGCCGTGTACGAGAAGGAGATGCAAAACAAGAAGCGCAAGGCGGACCGGAAAGGACGCAACGCCAACGGCTACCATCACGCCGAGGTCAAGAGGCGAGTGTCGTTCGCCGCCAGCGTGGCGCTCTTGGAAGCGTCGGCCAGGAACGACCCGGATGAAG TGCGCTACCTGCTCAAGAACAACGTCAGCCCAGACCTGTGCAACGAAGATGGCCTCACCGCACTTCATCAG TGCTGCATCGATAACTACGAGGAGATGGTGAAAATTCTACTGGACCGAGGGGCTGGCGTCAACGCTCAGGACAATGAACTGTGGACGCCGCTGCACGCCGCCGCCACCTGCGGCCACGCGGGCCTCGTCAAGATACTTATTGCGCA CGGCGCCGATCTGCTGGCGGTCAACTCTGACGGAAACATGCCCTATGACCTTTGCGAAGACGACCCAACGCTGGACATCATTGAGACGGCCATGGCTAACAGAG GCATCACCCAAGAGATGATAAACGAGACCCGGGCCTCTACAGAGAGGAGGATGCTGGGAGATATCCAGGAACTGGTGAGGCTCGGCAACGACGTCAACCATCAAGACTCGCAGGGAGCCACGCTG TTGCACATCGCCGCGGCTAGCGGCTACATGCAGGCCGCCGAGCTGCTTCTGGAGGGCGGCGCCCGCATGGACTTGAGGGACTCGGATGGGTGGCAGCCGCTCCACGCGGCGGCCTGCTGGGGTCAG ATGCACGTGGCCGAGCTTTTGGTGTCTCACGGAGCCAGCCTCAATGCCAAGACCTTCCTAGACGAGACCCCCATCG ATTTGTGCGAGGATGAGGAATTCCGAGCCATTCTGCTGGACCTGAAGCACAAGCATGACATCATCATGAAGTCGCAGCTCAAACACAAGACTTCGCTGTGTCGACGGACATCCAGCGCGGGCAGTCGTGG GAAGGTGGTGAGGCGAGCCAGTTTGTCCGACAGACACAACCTGTGCCGCAAAGAGTACGAGACGGAGGCCATCGTGTGGAGGGGCGGCAGGGAGGAGGACAAGGAGGACAAAGAGGACAAGGAGAAGGAGCCCGAGCAGGAAAGCATCCAGGTGCTTCAT GTGAAGCCTGCGGAAGTGTCCGAACCCCCCCAGCAGACCAAGCTGCCCGCCATCCTCAAAGACGCCGGCATCAAACCCAACGGCCTCATCTCTACTTCTACGTGCGCACCAACGCCACCCGCCAACGGCAATAGCGGCGCCTCACCCGTCCAGGACGAGCCCTCCCCCCGCGAGCGAGCGCAAACTCTGTCGGAGCTGAAAAAGCAGCGGGCGGCAGCCAAGCTTTTAAAACACCCCCTTTTCAACGGTCACCTGGTCAACGGTTCCACGGACTCCTTCGCCGACAGCAAGTCGCTCTCGGACGACCCGCGCATGCCGTTGGTGTCGTCCAACGGGAGCGCCGTATTCTTCACGCCGGCCAGCGGCGAGGCGCCGCTCCTCAGATTTAGGCAGCCCGTCGACGAAGAGGAACCCAAGTCGCGGACCTGCTGCTGCGTCTCGTAG